One Ahaetulla prasina isolate Xishuangbanna chromosome 1, ASM2864084v1, whole genome shotgun sequence DNA window includes the following coding sequences:
- the LOC131185997 gene encoding vitamin D 25-hydroxylase isoform X4: MRSEGLLVGLVTGAALLLLVLALVVRQLLKQKRPAGFPPGPAGLPLIGSIHSLAAEQPHVYMKRQSQLYGQIFSLDLGGISAIVLNGYDAVKECLVQQGEVFSDRPSLPLFKKLTKMGVGELIIAGTETTTNVLRWAVLFMALYPNIQGQVHKEIDLVIGPNKTACLEDRCKMPYTEAVLHEILRFCNIVPLGIFHATSKDTVVRGYSIPQGTTVITNLYSVHFDEKYWNNPEMFCPERFLDNSGQFVKKEAFIPFSLGRRHCLGEQLARMEMFLFFTALLQRFHLHFPSALVPNLKPKFGMTLQPHPYLICAERRY, translated from the exons ATGCGGTCCGAGGGGCTGCTGGTGGGTTTAGTTACCGGCGCGGCTCTCCTCCTCCTCGTGCTGGCGCTGGTGGTGAGGCAGCTGCTGAAGCAGAAGAGACCCGCTGGCTTTCCGCCTGGTCCGGCGGGGCTCCCTCTCATCGGCAGTATTCATTCCCTGGCCGCGGAGCAGCCTCACGTCTACATGAAGAGGCAAAGTCAGCTGTACGGGCAA aTCTTTAGTCTTGATCTTGGAGGCATATCAGCTATTGTACTGAATGGCTATGATGCAGTCAAAGAATGCCTTGTTCAGCAAGGTGAAGTTTTTTCAGATAGACCTTCTCTGCCTTTGTTCAAGAAGCTGACCAAAATGGGAG TTGGAGAACTTATAATTGCTGGAACAGAAACTACAACAAATGTTCTAAGATGGGCAGTCTTGTTCATGGCTCTTTATCCTAATATTCAAG GACAAGTGCATAAAGAAATTGACTTAGTCATTGGTCCCAACAAAACAGCATGCCTAGAAGATAGGTGTAAAATGCCATATACGGAGGCAGTGCTACATGAAATTTTAAGGTTCTGTAATATAGTTCCATTGGGTATTTTTCATGCAACTTCTAAGGATACGGTTGTCCGTGGTTACTCTATCCCTCAAGGCACTACTGTAATCACAAATCTCTATTCTGTACATTTTGATGAAAAATACTGGAATAACCCTGAAATGTtttgtcctgaaagatttttggaCAACTCAGGACAGTTTGTCAAGAAAGAAGCATTTATTCCTTTTTCACTAG GACGAAGACACTGTTtaggagagcagctggccagaatggaaatgtttttattttttacagcaTTACTTCAaagatttcatctacattttcctAGTGCTTTGGTTCCAAACCTTAAGCCAAAATTTGGCATGACACTGCAACCTCATCCATATCTGATTTGTGCAGAGAGACGATATTAA
- the CALCB gene encoding calcitonin gene-related peptide 2 isoform X3, giving the protein MAVLKISSLLAVYALVACQMENGQAVPLRAGFEPVTDRGALGDYEARRLLNALVKEYVQMTAEDPDQGSEGSSLDRPISKRCANLSTCVLGKLSQELHKLQTYPRTDVGAGTPGKKRNVLSELENERYANY; this is encoded by the exons aTGGCTGTGCTGAAGATCTCCTCGCTCCTCGCCGTTTACGCTTTGGTGGCCTGTCAGATGGAGAACGGCCAGGCGGTCCCGCTCAG AGCGGGCTTCGAGCCCGTCACCGACCGAGGCGCCCTGGGGGACTACGAAGCTCGGCGGTTACTCAACGCCCTGGTGAAAGAATACGTCCAGATGACCGCGGAAGATCCGGATCAGGGCAGCGAAGGCAGTAG cTTGGATAGACCTATTTCCAAACGTTGTGCCAACCTGAGCACTTGTGTGCTGGGCAAACTGTCTCAAGAATTGCACAAGTTGCAAACGTACCCTCGTACTGACGTCGGGGCTGGGACGCCTGGCAAGAAAAGGAATGTGTTGAGTGAGCTGGAAAATGAACGCTATGCAAACTACTGA
- the CALCB gene encoding calcitonin gene-related peptide 2 isoform X2, translating into MLVDGIAAQISQRGIGRTAEAAMRLLDETEPFLQREREREREREEAMAVLKISSLLAVYALVACQMENGQAVPLRAGFEPVTDRGALGDYEARRLLNALVKEYVQMTAEDPDQGSEGSSITAQKRACNTATCVTHRLADFLNRSGGVGKNTFVPTNVGAHAFGRRRRNVQI; encoded by the exons ATGCTCGTCGATGGGATCGCAGCCCAAATAAGTCAGAGGGGAATAGGCAGGACCGCAGAGGCTGCAATGAGGCTCCTCGATGAAACTGAGCCTTtcttgcagagagagagagagagagagagagagagagaagaggccaTGGCTGTGCTGAAGATCTCCTCGCTCCTCGCCGTTTACGCTTTGGTGGCCTGTCAGATGGAGAACGGCCAGGCGGTCCCGCTCAG AGCGGGCTTCGAGCCCGTCACCGACCGAGGCGCCCTGGGGGACTACGAAGCTCGGCGGTTACTCAACGCCCTGGTGAAAGAATACGTCCAGATGACCGCGGAAGATCCGGATCAGGGCAGCGAAGGCAGTAG cATAACAGCACAAAAGAGAGCATGTAACACGGCAACATGTGTGACCCATCGTTTGGCAGATTTCCTAAACCGATCAGGAGGTGTGGGAAAAAACACATTTGTACCTACCAATGTTGGAGCCCATGCTTTTGGTAGGCGAAGAAGAAACGTACAAATCTAA
- the CALCB gene encoding calcitonin gene-related peptide 2 isoform X1 — protein sequence MLVDGIAAQISQRGIGRTAEAAMRLLDETEPFLQREREREREREEAMAVLKISSLLAVYALVACQMENGQAVPLRAGFEPVTDRGALGDYEARRLLNALVKEYVQMTAEDPDQGSEGSSLDRPISKRCANLSTCVLGKLSQELHKLQTYPRTDVGAGTPGKKRNVLSELENERYANY from the exons ATGCTCGTCGATGGGATCGCAGCCCAAATAAGTCAGAGGGGAATAGGCAGGACCGCAGAGGCTGCAATGAGGCTCCTCGATGAAACTGAGCCTTtcttgcagagagagagagagagagagagagagagagaagaggccaTGGCTGTGCTGAAGATCTCCTCGCTCCTCGCCGTTTACGCTTTGGTGGCCTGTCAGATGGAGAACGGCCAGGCGGTCCCGCTCAG AGCGGGCTTCGAGCCCGTCACCGACCGAGGCGCCCTGGGGGACTACGAAGCTCGGCGGTTACTCAACGCCCTGGTGAAAGAATACGTCCAGATGACCGCGGAAGATCCGGATCAGGGCAGCGAAGGCAGTAG cTTGGATAGACCTATTTCCAAACGTTGTGCCAACCTGAGCACTTGTGTGCTGGGCAAACTGTCTCAAGAATTGCACAAGTTGCAAACGTACCCTCGTACTGACGTCGGGGCTGGGACGCCTGGCAAGAAAAGGAATGTGTTGAGTGAGCTGGAAAATGAACGCTATGCAAACTACTGA
- the LOC131185997 gene encoding vitamin D 25-hydroxylase isoform X1, with protein MRSEGLLVGLVTGAALLLLVLALVVRQLLKQKRPAGFPPGPAGLPLIGSIHSLAAEQPHVYMKRQSQLYGQIFSLDLGGISAIVLNGYDAVKECLVQQGEVFSDRPSLPLFKKLTKMGGLLNARYGRGWTEHRKLAVTSFRNFGYCQKSFESKIAEESVIFLDAIDTYKGKAFDLKYLITNAVSNITNLIIFGERFTYEDTEFQHMMEIFSENIELAASASVFLYNAFPWIGNLPFGKHQQLFRNAAEVYTFLLHLIQRFSQNRKPQAPRHFVDVYLDEMDKNKNDPESLFSMENLIFSVGELIIAGTETTTNVLRWAVLFMALYPNIQGQVHKEIDLVIGPNKTACLEDRCKMPYTEAVLHEILRFCNIVPLGIFHATSKDTVVRGYSIPQGTTVITNLYSVHFDEKYWNNPEMFCPERFLDNSGQFVKKEAFIPFSLGRRHCLGEQLARMEMFLFFTALLQRFHLHFPSALVPNLKPKFGMTLQPHPYLICAERRY; from the exons ATGCGGTCCGAGGGGCTGCTGGTGGGTTTAGTTACCGGCGCGGCTCTCCTCCTCCTCGTGCTGGCGCTGGTGGTGAGGCAGCTGCTGAAGCAGAAGAGACCCGCTGGCTTTCCGCCTGGTCCGGCGGGGCTCCCTCTCATCGGCAGTATTCATTCCCTGGCCGCGGAGCAGCCTCACGTCTACATGAAGAGGCAAAGTCAGCTGTACGGGCAA aTCTTTAGTCTTGATCTTGGAGGCATATCAGCTATTGTACTGAATGGCTATGATGCAGTCAAAGAATGCCTTGTTCAGCAAGGTGAAGTTTTTTCAGATAGACCTTCTCTGCCTTTGTTCAAGAAGCTGACCAAAATGGGAG GTTTGCTGAATGCAAGATATGGCAGAGGTTGGACAGAGCATCGTAAATTAGCAGTAACTAGTTTTCGAAATTTTGGATATTGTCAAAAGTCCTTTGAAAGCAAAATAGCAGAAGAATcggttatttttcttgatgccatTGATACTTACAAAGGCAAGGCTTTTGATCTAAAGTACTTGATAACGAATGCAGTTTCAAACATTACTAACTTAATTATTTTTGGAGAACGATTTACCTACGAAGACACTGAATTTCAGCATATGATGGAAATATTCAGTGAAAATATTGAATTGGCTGCCAGCGCTTCAGTATTTTTATACAATGCTTTCCCATGGATTGGAAACTTGCCCTTTGGAAAACATCAACAACTTTTTAGAAATGCGGCTGAAGTCTATACTTTTTTACTCCACCTTATTCAGCGCTTCTCGCAGAACAGGAAGCCTCAAGCACCTCGACATTTTGTAGATGTATATTTAGATGAAATGGATAAGAATAAAAATGATCCTGAATCTCTGTTTTCAATGGAAAATTTAATTTTTTCAGTTGGAGAACTTATAATTGCTGGAACAGAAACTACAACAAATGTTCTAAGATGGGCAGTCTTGTTCATGGCTCTTTATCCTAATATTCAAG GACAAGTGCATAAAGAAATTGACTTAGTCATTGGTCCCAACAAAACAGCATGCCTAGAAGATAGGTGTAAAATGCCATATACGGAGGCAGTGCTACATGAAATTTTAAGGTTCTGTAATATAGTTCCATTGGGTATTTTTCATGCAACTTCTAAGGATACGGTTGTCCGTGGTTACTCTATCCCTCAAGGCACTACTGTAATCACAAATCTCTATTCTGTACATTTTGATGAAAAATACTGGAATAACCCTGAAATGTtttgtcctgaaagatttttggaCAACTCAGGACAGTTTGTCAAGAAAGAAGCATTTATTCCTTTTTCACTAG GACGAAGACACTGTTtaggagagcagctggccagaatggaaatgtttttattttttacagcaTTACTTCAaagatttcatctacattttcctAGTGCTTTGGTTCCAAACCTTAAGCCAAAATTTGGCATGACACTGCAACCTCATCCATATCTGATTTGTGCAGAGAGACGATATTAA
- the LOC131185997 gene encoding vitamin D 25-hydroxylase isoform X3: MRSEGLLVGLVTGAALLLLVLALVVRQLLKQKRPAGFPPGPAGLPLIGSIHSLAAEQPHVYMKRQSQLYGQIFSLDLGGISAIVLNGYDAVKECLVQQGEVFSDRPSLPLFKKLTKMGGLLNARYGRGWTEHRKLAVTSFRNFGYCQKSFESKIAEESVIFLDAIDTYKVGELIIAGTETTTNVLRWAVLFMALYPNIQGQVHKEIDLVIGPNKTACLEDRCKMPYTEAVLHEILRFCNIVPLGIFHATSKDTVVRGYSIPQGTTVITNLYSVHFDEKYWNNPEMFCPERFLDNSGQFVKKEAFIPFSLGRRHCLGEQLARMEMFLFFTALLQRFHLHFPSALVPNLKPKFGMTLQPHPYLICAERRY, translated from the exons ATGCGGTCCGAGGGGCTGCTGGTGGGTTTAGTTACCGGCGCGGCTCTCCTCCTCCTCGTGCTGGCGCTGGTGGTGAGGCAGCTGCTGAAGCAGAAGAGACCCGCTGGCTTTCCGCCTGGTCCGGCGGGGCTCCCTCTCATCGGCAGTATTCATTCCCTGGCCGCGGAGCAGCCTCACGTCTACATGAAGAGGCAAAGTCAGCTGTACGGGCAA aTCTTTAGTCTTGATCTTGGAGGCATATCAGCTATTGTACTGAATGGCTATGATGCAGTCAAAGAATGCCTTGTTCAGCAAGGTGAAGTTTTTTCAGATAGACCTTCTCTGCCTTTGTTCAAGAAGCTGACCAAAATGGGAG GTTTGCTGAATGCAAGATATGGCAGAGGTTGGACAGAGCATCGTAAATTAGCAGTAACTAGTTTTCGAAATTTTGGATATTGTCAAAAGTCCTTTGAAAGCAAAATAGCAGAAGAATcggttatttttcttgatgccatTGATACTTACAAAG TTGGAGAACTTATAATTGCTGGAACAGAAACTACAACAAATGTTCTAAGATGGGCAGTCTTGTTCATGGCTCTTTATCCTAATATTCAAG GACAAGTGCATAAAGAAATTGACTTAGTCATTGGTCCCAACAAAACAGCATGCCTAGAAGATAGGTGTAAAATGCCATATACGGAGGCAGTGCTACATGAAATTTTAAGGTTCTGTAATATAGTTCCATTGGGTATTTTTCATGCAACTTCTAAGGATACGGTTGTCCGTGGTTACTCTATCCCTCAAGGCACTACTGTAATCACAAATCTCTATTCTGTACATTTTGATGAAAAATACTGGAATAACCCTGAAATGTtttgtcctgaaagatttttggaCAACTCAGGACAGTTTGTCAAGAAAGAAGCATTTATTCCTTTTTCACTAG GACGAAGACACTGTTtaggagagcagctggccagaatggaaatgtttttattttttacagcaTTACTTCAaagatttcatctacattttcctAGTGCTTTGGTTCCAAACCTTAAGCCAAAATTTGGCATGACACTGCAACCTCATCCATATCTGATTTGTGCAGAGAGACGATATTAA
- the LOC131185997 gene encoding vitamin D 25-hydroxylase isoform X2, which translates to MGGLLNARYGRGWTEHRKLAVTSFRNFGYCQKSFESKIAEESVIFLDAIDTYKGKAFDLKYLITNAVSNITNLIIFGERFTYEDTEFQHMMEIFSENIELAASASVFLYNAFPWIGNLPFGKHQQLFRNAAEVYTFLLHLIQRFSQNRKPQAPRHFVDVYLDEMDKNKNDPESLFSMENLIFSVGELIIAGTETTTNVLRWAVLFMALYPNIQGQVHKEIDLVIGPNKTACLEDRCKMPYTEAVLHEILRFCNIVPLGIFHATSKDTVVRGYSIPQGTTVITNLYSVHFDEKYWNNPEMFCPERFLDNSGQFVKKEAFIPFSLGRRHCLGEQLARMEMFLFFTALLQRFHLHFPSALVPNLKPKFGMTLQPHPYLICAERRY; encoded by the exons ATGGGAG GTTTGCTGAATGCAAGATATGGCAGAGGTTGGACAGAGCATCGTAAATTAGCAGTAACTAGTTTTCGAAATTTTGGATATTGTCAAAAGTCCTTTGAAAGCAAAATAGCAGAAGAATcggttatttttcttgatgccatTGATACTTACAAAGGCAAGGCTTTTGATCTAAAGTACTTGATAACGAATGCAGTTTCAAACATTACTAACTTAATTATTTTTGGAGAACGATTTACCTACGAAGACACTGAATTTCAGCATATGATGGAAATATTCAGTGAAAATATTGAATTGGCTGCCAGCGCTTCAGTATTTTTATACAATGCTTTCCCATGGATTGGAAACTTGCCCTTTGGAAAACATCAACAACTTTTTAGAAATGCGGCTGAAGTCTATACTTTTTTACTCCACCTTATTCAGCGCTTCTCGCAGAACAGGAAGCCTCAAGCACCTCGACATTTTGTAGATGTATATTTAGATGAAATGGATAAGAATAAAAATGATCCTGAATCTCTGTTTTCAATGGAAAATTTAATTTTTTCAGTTGGAGAACTTATAATTGCTGGAACAGAAACTACAACAAATGTTCTAAGATGGGCAGTCTTGTTCATGGCTCTTTATCCTAATATTCAAG GACAAGTGCATAAAGAAATTGACTTAGTCATTGGTCCCAACAAAACAGCATGCCTAGAAGATAGGTGTAAAATGCCATATACGGAGGCAGTGCTACATGAAATTTTAAGGTTCTGTAATATAGTTCCATTGGGTATTTTTCATGCAACTTCTAAGGATACGGTTGTCCGTGGTTACTCTATCCCTCAAGGCACTACTGTAATCACAAATCTCTATTCTGTACATTTTGATGAAAAATACTGGAATAACCCTGAAATGTtttgtcctgaaagatttttggaCAACTCAGGACAGTTTGTCAAGAAAGAAGCATTTATTCCTTTTTCACTAG GACGAAGACACTGTTtaggagagcagctggccagaatggaaatgtttttattttttacagcaTTACTTCAaagatttcatctacattttcctAGTGCTTTGGTTCCAAACCTTAAGCCAAAATTTGGCATGACACTGCAACCTCATCCATATCTGATTTGTGCAGAGAGACGATATTAA
- the LOC131185997 gene encoding vitamin D 25-hydroxylase isoform X5 encodes MALYPNIQGQVHKEIDLVIGPNKTACLEDRCKMPYTEAVLHEILRFCNIVPLGIFHATSKDTVVRGYSIPQGTTVITNLYSVHFDEKYWNNPEMFCPERFLDNSGQFVKKEAFIPFSLGRRHCLGEQLARMEMFLFFTALLQRFHLHFPSALVPNLKPKFGMTLQPHPYLICAERRY; translated from the exons ATGGCTCTTTATCCTAATATTCAAG GACAAGTGCATAAAGAAATTGACTTAGTCATTGGTCCCAACAAAACAGCATGCCTAGAAGATAGGTGTAAAATGCCATATACGGAGGCAGTGCTACATGAAATTTTAAGGTTCTGTAATATAGTTCCATTGGGTATTTTTCATGCAACTTCTAAGGATACGGTTGTCCGTGGTTACTCTATCCCTCAAGGCACTACTGTAATCACAAATCTCTATTCTGTACATTTTGATGAAAAATACTGGAATAACCCTGAAATGTtttgtcctgaaagatttttggaCAACTCAGGACAGTTTGTCAAGAAAGAAGCATTTATTCCTTTTTCACTAG GACGAAGACACTGTTtaggagagcagctggccagaatggaaatgtttttattttttacagcaTTACTTCAaagatttcatctacattttcctAGTGCTTTGGTTCCAAACCTTAAGCCAAAATTTGGCATGACACTGCAACCTCATCCATATCTGATTTGTGCAGAGAGACGATATTAA